The following coding sequences are from one Leguminivora glycinivorella isolate SPB_JAAS2020 chromosome 7, LegGlyc_1.1, whole genome shotgun sequence window:
- the LOC125228078 gene encoding uncharacterized protein LOC125228078, with amino-acid sequence MSDNEEERAKSVKSVPPGKNNEHVATGAETFRVGVKIPPFWPQEPEVWFKQVEGQFILSNITSDTTKFYYVLSQLEQQYAAEVKDIIISPPASDKYEKFKSELIKRLSASREKKLKTMLLHEDLGHRKPSQFLRHLQHVAGPDVPEDFMKSIWTSRLPHNIQSAVATQPTSTLDSLADLADRVWDIAPSTPQVASTTGHPESVTDLMVSKIAALTKQMQELTNEMRSRSRPRYRDRGKPQHRERSDSQRRGYSQQRSQSSYRKFPVCWYHFKFQQEATRCVKPCDFSSGNEQGNR; translated from the coding sequence ATGTCTGATAACGAAGAAGAACGTGCTAAAAGTGTGAAGAGTGTCCCACCTGGGAAAAATAACGAACATGTTGCAACCGGCGCCGAGACGTTCCGCGTCGGCGTAAAGATACCTCCATTTTGGCCGCAAGAGCCGGAAGTATGGTTCAAGCAAGTCGAGGGCCAATTCATATTATCGAATATAACTTCGGATACGACGAAATTTTACTACGTTCTATCTCAGCTGGAACAACAATACGCAGCAGAGGTAAAAGACATAATTATATCCCCTCCCGCATCAGATAAATACGAAAAATTTAAAAGTGAGCTTATTAAGCGTCTGTCAGCTTCACGGGAGAAGAAATTGAAAACCATGTTGCTCCATGAGGATTTAGGCCACAGAAAACCCTCTCAATTTTTAAGGCACCTGCAACACGTCGCCGGGCCGGACGTCCCTGAGGACTTTATGAAGTCCATATGGACCAGCCGCTTGCCGCATAATATTCAATCAGCTGTAGCTACCCAGCCCACGTCCACCCTCGATTCATTAGCGGATTTAGCAGACCGTGTATGGGACATCGCTCCAAGTACCCCACAGGTAGCAAGCACAACCGGCCATCCTGAATCAGTCACCGACCTCATGGTTAGTAAAATCGCCGCACTCACAAAACAGATGCAGGAGCTGACCAACGAAATGCGGTCACGATCTCGCCCTAGATACAGAGATAGAGGTAAGCCACAGCACCGTGAGCGTAGCGACAGCCAGCGACGTGGTTATAGTCAGCAGCGTTCGCAATCTAGCTACCGCAAATTTCCGGTATGCTGGTACCACTTCAAGTTCCAACAAGAGGCGACGAGATGCGTCAAACCTTGCGACTTCTCATCGGGAAACGAGCAGGGCAATCGATAA